In Carya illinoinensis cultivar Pawnee chromosome 10, C.illinoinensisPawnee_v1, whole genome shotgun sequence, one DNA window encodes the following:
- the LOC122278629 gene encoding uncharacterized protein LOC122278629: MPLGPSPREDKLIWHYESSGEYTVRSAYKLFWSIKNHRAEGSCSNYQELLGFWKQLWTMPIPHRVRVFSWRACKHGLPTLQNLRVRKEGNQQGFMEVAMRVKKEGQPRDLEKFFLMAWSFWYRRNQFYFEEHVQHPQQSVDHALSMLKESQEAQVSNKQNMGCCSTGVEVILRDEKGKVILVVCHKEPEFSDPMEVELLAILRGLQLCIPLGINELIVETDSMLSVRALTTEGESMSPHGNLIYSILSLSRQLPKVIFQHVGREHNATADGLAKLTRFVEDLTVWWESIPKCIYQIVWHEASL, from the exons ATGCCCCTAGGTCCTTCACCTAGAGAGGATAAGCTCATATGGCACTATGAAAGCTCAGGAGAATACACAGTGAGGAGTGCTTATAAGCTGTTCTGGTCTATAAAGAACCACAGGGCAGAAGGGAGTTGCTCAAACTATCAGGAACTTTTAGGTTTTTGGAAGCAGCTATGGACAATGCCAATACCACACAGGGTTAGGGTCTTCTCATGGAGAGCATGCAAGCATGGACTGCCCACGTTGCAAAACCTGAGGGTCAGGAAG GAAGGAAACCAGCAAGGGTTTATGGAGGTAGCCATGAGAGTGAAAAAAGAAGGGCAGCCAAGGGACCTAGAGAAATTCTTTCTCATGGCCTGGTCTTTCTGGTATAGAAGGAACCAGTTCTACTTTGAAGAACATGTTCAACATCCACAACAGTCTGTAGATCATGCCTTGTCCATGCTTAAGGAGTCTCAAGAAGCCCAAGTCAGTAATAAGCAGAACATG GGATGCTGCAGCACGGGTGTGGAAGTTATTTTGAGAGATGAGAAGGGAAAAGTAATTCTGGTTGTGTGTCACAAAGAACCAGAGTTCTCTGATCCTATGGAAGTGGAGCTTCTTGCCATTTTGAGGGGTCTACAGCTGTGTATCCCGTTGGGTATCAATGAATTGATTGTGGAAACCGATTCAATGCTCAGTGTAAGAGCCTTAACAACAGAAGGGGAGTCCATGTCTCCCCATGGTAACCTGATCTACTCCATCCTCAGCCTTTCAAGACAGCTACCTAAAGTGATATTCCAACATGTTGGCAGAGAACACAATGCAACAGCTGATGGTCTAGCAAAACTAACAAGATTTGTAGAGGATTTAACAGTTTGGTGGGAATCAATTCCCAAGTGTATTTACCAAATTGTTTGGCATGAGGCTAGCTTGTAA